Sequence from the Candidatus Aegiribacteria sp. genome:
GTCTCGCGGTCGGTCTGGGAATGGGATGACGGCGATGGTATCCCGGAATCGGGTAGTGGTGAGTTTTATAACCTCTCGCTGCTTAACACTGTTACTTCAACCAATCTGGATGATGATTATCCGTCGGTTGTATTTGCAATCTCATGTAACGTAGGCTATCCCGAACCAAACGCATGGGGGAATCTGGGCATTGACCTTGCAACTAAACCGGGGTGTGGCTCAGCGGTAGGCATGGTGAGTGCTTCAAGACCATCAGCTATCTCGTCAGACTGGAGGAATAACCCCGGTGGAGCGGAGCAGATCTGCTTCGATTTCAACCGTTACCTTATAAGTGAAGGCGAGCATGTGGGAGTTGCCCTGTATGACGGCAAGTACGATGCTACGACCGTTTACGGCTGGGCACATGTCTACGAATACGGGAATGTGTACAATGTTAACCTTTTTGGTGATCCATCTCTGGAGGTTGCCGGCTACCCGACCGGTATTGAGGATGGGCAGACAGACTTCATGACTCCATCTCTCCTCCCTGCCTCTCCCAACCCGTTCACATCATCAACTGTATTGCGTCTTACACTGCCGGCTTCAGGAATGGTTCTTGCCATGGTTTACGATATCAGCGGCAGGCAGGTTGCATCGCTGATGGAAGAAATGTGTCCCTCCGGAGAGCTGCTGCTCTCCTGGGATGGCAGAGACAATGCTGGAGAATTACTTGGTCAGGGTATCTATTTCGCCGTTATCACAGTTGGTAATCATCAGGTTGTTCAGAGATTTGTGCGGCTGAGGTAAAACTAGGCTATTCTATCTTATAGATATTGTATCAGTTACGCTCACCTCTCCCCCGATCTTCATCAGTGGTTTCCCTGCCTCCGGAATCACCTTCCGCATCTCCCCGAAAAGGTACAAGGTTCAGAACCAGATTGAACAGATTGTCAGAGAACTGAATTGTGCGCTGTTCTGTCTCATACCCATCCATTTCCACTTTGAGAATACCTTCCTTATAGTGCTTGGTAACACTGACTCCCGCTGGGAGACCAGGGATATAGAAGGACGACTCGGTATCCGACAGGTCGAACTCGTACTCGAGCGGAGTAGTGCCCAGAAGGTAGAATTCCTCCTCGAAGGAGTCACCGTCAAAGCTTCCACCGAAACCTTCGACGCTTGCATTAACTTCGTACTCACCCCTCCGCATGAGGTAGACCTCGGCTCCACTCGGATCGGATTCGATGTTAAGCTGCTGGCCAGTTCCACAAGCTGTTATGGCTGCAAAAGAGATAATCAGGATTGAGATACAAATTGTCTTTCCGTTCATACGTATCCTCCTCAGGATTGTGAAAAGCTATCAGGCGGCGACGGAAATCGATGCCCGATCGAAAAGAGTCAACCACCTGCATGATAATAGCAGTCGAATCGGCTTTGGTTCCATCAGGTGATTCATAGTCTGCTCAAGCTCCCCTGCTATCATGTCCTCTTCAAGAAGCATTTTGAAAACAAGACTGTCAAAGAGTTTTTCAAAACCATGGATATGCGTAGCTGACATATGGCAAACCGGTTTCCAGTTCATTTAAATCCATCAGCATGCGCGCCGCGATACCTGTCCAGATATATGTTTTATGATAACCTGCCCATTGATCATCCGGGCTGTAAAATTCCCACAAATTGTGATCATGTTTCAACTGATCAATTATTGCCGCTAACACTATATCCGCTAACTGTTCAGCCTGATAATAGTATCCGTAATTGATCAATCCTCTAAAGATCAGGTACTGCCATTGAACCCAGACCGGACCGTTCCAGTAACCTTCAGGATTATAGTAGACATCATCAGCTGCCAGTGAAGGAATTCCATAAACGCGCCAGAATTTATCCGGATCGGTCAGCACCTGAACAAGTTCTTCGGCCTGCTCCTCTGTTGCGCTGTTTGCCCACAGTGGAAGAAAACCAGCGCCATATGGCTATCTATGCAACAGCCAACTGCCAGTATCGATCCATCGTCGGAACATATGAATTTGCCCGGGTTATCAATATAGCCGGGGTCGATGATGTCCGTCCCGATGTATGTCCAGATTGGTGTAGCCGATGTATGGTCGTAGCAGCTGATTTCACAGTTGTTGTCTGAAACCAGCCAGTCATCACCGTTATACTCTGGAGTTCCGTTGTCATTGAAAATAGAGTACTTGATAATAGAATAAAATATATCGCTGCTCTCTGATGCAGCTGTTCCGGTTCCCCAGTCTGTCCAGTACTCGTTGGATCCGGTTAATGGTTCCGCAATCTCCCAGATCGGAACCCCATCTCCAGCTATACCTTCGAACATCTTTCCCCCACCGTACCATCCTCCATTGAACACGTAAGCAGCATTACAACCTATTGGGGCTGTCTTCTGCGTAAAACCTGAGGCTATGCTGTAATGCCAGATCTCCCCTGAATCAAGTTTGTCCGAGGGAATGCACGGAATTTCTCTCTCCATTCATTGATATTCTTCTGTGAATTCCCATAACAGCCATAGGCAGGCAAGCAGATATCAGAATCTCAGTAGCTGGAAAACGTTCCAGCCATCCCCAAAACACCTCCCAAAACAGCTAATCTGTTCCCATAAACCACTATTTTTTCTCGAATCATCAATACCACCTGAATTTCATAACAGTCAATGACAAGACCGGATGGGAATCACTTGAATTGCTGAAGCGGATACACCGCTCCTATGACCTGTCTTGCCAGCTGATTCTGCTTCAGTACATCCATGCTCTGCGCTGCTTGACCCTTGCGCTGTCCTCTCCGATAGTTGGGAAAACAGCTAAGAGTCAGCATGATCCTTTTTATCGACCCTCGATTAGGCTGGTAAACAGTTTTCTGCAGTCTCTTTCGACGTAAAAGTTAAATGTAGCATGGGTTAC
This genomic interval carries:
- a CDS encoding T9SS type A sorting domain-containing protein; its protein translation is VSRSVWEWDDGDGIPESGSGEFYNLSLLNTVTSTNLDDDYPSVVFAISCNVGYPEPNAWGNLGIDLATKPGCGSAVGMVSASRPSAISSDWRNNPGGAEQICFDFNRYLISEGEHVGVALYDGKYDATTVYGWAHVYEYGNVYNVNLFGDPSLEVAGYPTGIEDGQTDFMTPSLLPASPNPFTSSTVLRLTLPASGMVLAMVYDISGRQVASLMEEMCPSGELLLSWDGRDNAGELLGQGIYFAVITVGNHQVVQRFVRLR